From Sphingomonas nostoxanthinifaciens, a single genomic window includes:
- the thiD gene encoding bifunctional hydroxymethylpyrimidine kinase/phosphomethylpyrimidine kinase, whose product MIPRILAIAGSDSGGGAGIQADIKTITMLGGHAMTAVTALTAQNTLGVDAIMPVPAAMVTAQIDAVVRDIGVDAIKIGMIGSAEIAEAVAGALPDVAIVLDPVMVASSGAMLADGATIAMLERLMVRATLLTPNLPELAALTGRDIDGVGAVEAAAHALADRLGVAVLAKGGHGDGPELVDLLVAPDGVTRWRSERIDTRHSHGTGCTLSSAIATGLGGGMPLVEAIGRARDYVRAALRAAPGLGGGHGPLGHGLGRAHFS is encoded by the coding sequence ATGATCCCGCGCATCCTGGCGATCGCCGGATCGGATTCGGGCGGTGGCGCCGGCATCCAGGCCGACATCAAGACGATCACGATGCTGGGTGGCCACGCCATGACGGCGGTGACCGCGCTGACCGCGCAGAATACGCTGGGCGTCGACGCGATCATGCCGGTGCCGGCGGCGATGGTGACCGCGCAGATCGACGCGGTTGTACGCGACATCGGCGTCGATGCGATCAAGATCGGCATGATCGGCTCGGCCGAGATCGCCGAGGCGGTGGCGGGGGCGTTGCCCGACGTCGCGATCGTGCTCGATCCGGTGATGGTCGCCTCCAGCGGCGCCATGCTCGCCGACGGCGCAACGATCGCGATGCTCGAACGGTTGATGGTGCGTGCGACGTTGCTCACGCCGAACCTGCCCGAGCTTGCCGCGCTGACCGGCCGCGACATCGACGGCGTGGGCGCAGTCGAGGCAGCGGCGCATGCACTGGCGGATCGATTGGGCGTCGCGGTCTTGGCGAAGGGTGGGCATGGCGATGGACCCGAACTGGTCGACCTGCTCGTCGCGCCGGACGGCGTCACGCGCTGGCGGTCCGAGCGGATCGACACGCGCCACAGTCACGGCACCGGCTGCACGCTCTCCAGCGCGATCGCGACCGGGCTGGGAGGGGGGATGCCGCTGGTCGAGGCGATTGGACGCGCGCGCGATTACGTCCGCGCGGCGCTGCGGGCCGCGCCGGGGCTCGGCGGCGGTCACGGCCCGCTCGGCCATGGGCTGGGCCGGGCTCACTTCTCCTAG
- a CDS encoding EamA family transporter, with product MTAIFAKVGVEGIDSDLATFFRTIVIIAVLGVLLAATGKFRPVGNISPRSWLFLALSGLATGASWLCYFRALKVGDAARVAPIDKLSVVIVAIIAVTVLGEHLSLRGWLGIVLIGGGAVLVAMA from the coding sequence ATGACCGCGATCTTCGCCAAGGTCGGGGTGGAAGGGATCGATTCCGATCTCGCCACCTTCTTTCGCACGATCGTCATCATCGCCGTTCTCGGCGTGCTGCTGGCAGCGACCGGAAAGTTTCGGCCCGTCGGCAATATCAGCCCGCGATCCTGGTTGTTCCTGGCCCTGTCGGGGCTTGCCACCGGCGCGTCCTGGCTCTGCTATTTCCGCGCCCTCAAGGTCGGCGATGCCGCTCGCGTCGCGCCGATCGACAAGCTCAGCGTCGTGATCGTCGCAATCATTGCGGTCACGGTGCTGGGCGAGCATCTGTCGCTGCGTGGCTGGCTGGGGATCGTCCTGATCGGCGGCGGCGCCGTGCTGGTGGCCATGGCCTGA
- a CDS encoding BlaI/MecI/CopY family transcriptional regulator has product MAERISDGEHVVMEVLWADAPLTAADVAGRIDPARGWSDRTVKTMLGRLLAKGALSHEEDGRRYLYRPAVARADYVESESRRLVDRLFGGRAAPLVAHLAERQALSEKDISELEALLRELRQ; this is encoded by the coding sequence TTGGCCGAGCGGATCAGCGATGGCGAGCATGTCGTCATGGAAGTCTTGTGGGCCGATGCTCCGCTGACGGCCGCGGACGTGGCCGGGCGGATCGATCCGGCGCGCGGCTGGAGCGACCGCACCGTCAAGACGATGCTCGGCCGCCTGCTCGCCAAGGGCGCGCTGTCGCACGAAGAAGACGGCCGCCGCTACCTTTACCGGCCGGCTGTCGCCCGCGCCGATTATGTCGAGAGTGAATCGCGGCGGCTGGTCGACCGGCTGTTCGGGGGTCGCGCTGCGCCGCTGGTCGCCCATCTCGCCGAGCGGCAGGCGCTGAGTGAGAAAGACATATCCGAGTTGGAAGCCCTGTTGAGGGAGCTGCGCCAATGA
- a CDS encoding voltage-gated chloride channel family protein produces the protein MRATFHNLFDTLDVVGFLKKRHDHAISVLRWALLLVPMASAVGTLCAAFLWSLDFATRARFDHPWLLFLLPVGGAAVGLLYRAFGTSVEGGNNLIVEQIHEPGGGVPLRMAPLIFLGTVVTHLFGGSAGREGTAVQLGGSLASAVAIRFRLDAQSARALLMAGIAAGFGGVFGTPLAGAIFALEVIAVGRVEYRALLPCLVAGVVGDWTCHAWGIHHTIYRIGFVPDPAAGLIMAPLLLGKAAIAGVLFGLVGLAFAEANHALGGWLKRMVPYGPARPVIGGLAVIAMVYLFGTRAYLGLGVWSAIPGDPTIAGFFAGPIDPWSWLLKILFTVVTLSAGFKGGEVTPLFFIGAALGNALSGLLHAPVDLFAGLGFVAVFAGAANTPLACTMMGIELFGAADAVPIAVACFTAYICSGHNGIYLSQRIAIPKSGHGSVPSDVTLRDVRAARLADR, from the coding sequence GTGCGCGCGACATTTCACAATCTGTTCGATACGCTCGATGTGGTCGGCTTTCTTAAGAAGCGGCACGATCACGCGATCTCCGTTCTTCGCTGGGCGTTGCTGCTCGTGCCGATGGCGTCGGCAGTGGGGACGCTCTGCGCGGCCTTTCTGTGGAGCCTGGATTTCGCGACCAGGGCTCGGTTCGATCATCCGTGGCTGCTTTTCCTGCTGCCCGTCGGCGGCGCCGCGGTGGGATTGCTCTATCGGGCGTTCGGTACGTCGGTGGAGGGCGGCAATAACCTCATCGTCGAGCAGATTCATGAGCCGGGCGGCGGCGTTCCGCTCCGCATGGCGCCGCTGATCTTTTTGGGAACCGTCGTCACCCACCTTTTCGGCGGATCGGCTGGCCGCGAGGGGACCGCCGTCCAGCTTGGCGGAAGCCTTGCCAGCGCAGTTGCGATCCGCTTCCGGCTCGATGCCCAAAGCGCGCGGGCGCTGCTGATGGCGGGGATCGCCGCAGGGTTTGGTGGCGTATTCGGAACGCCGCTGGCGGGTGCCATCTTCGCGCTCGAAGTGATCGCGGTCGGGCGGGTCGAATATCGCGCGTTGCTGCCATGCCTCGTCGCCGGCGTCGTCGGCGACTGGACCTGCCACGCCTGGGGCATTCATCACACGATTTATCGCATCGGCTTCGTGCCCGATCCGGCGGCGGGCCTGATCATGGCGCCGCTACTGCTCGGCAAGGCCGCGATTGCTGGCGTGCTGTTCGGTCTCGTCGGTCTCGCCTTCGCGGAAGCCAATCATGCGCTCGGCGGATGGCTGAAGCGCATGGTTCCGTACGGCCCCGCAAGGCCGGTCATCGGCGGCCTTGCGGTCATCGCGATGGTGTATCTGTTCGGGACGCGCGCTTATCTCGGCCTTGGTGTCTGGTCGGCGATCCCCGGCGATCCGACGATCGCCGGCTTCTTTGCCGGCCCGATCGACCCGTGGAGCTGGCTGCTCAAGATTCTCTTCACCGTCGTCACGCTGTCGGCTGGCTTCAAGGGGGGCGAAGTGACGCCGCTCTTCTTCATCGGCGCGGCGCTTGGAAACGCGCTGAGCGGACTGCTCCACGCTCCCGTCGATCTGTTCGCCGGGCTCGGCTTCGTTGCCGTCTTTGCGGGTGCCGCCAACACGCCGCTGGCCTGTACGATGATGGGTATCGAACTGTTCGGAGCGGCCGACGCGGTGCCGATCGCGGTGGCCTGCTTCACCGCCTACATCTGCTCGGGCCATAACGGCATCTATCTGTCGCAGCGCATCGCGATCCCGAAAAGTGGGCATGGATCGGTGCCGTCGGACGTGACGCTTCGCGATGTACGCGCAGCGAGGCTGGCCGATCGTTGA
- a CDS encoding M56 family metallopeptidase — protein sequence MNAWIVDMLVSSSLLMLLVLGSRRLVASLFGAHVAYALWLLPALRIVLPPIPGLRTLYQPVLVAAPVQAIRVGIAPPGAVADPFVLPPDLADAIRQAPPSIDWPSLLIALWAAVAVLWFAFQILRYGLFVRKALARATHLSTISGVDVYSSDNVEGPIASGLLHRRIFLPRDFLDRYSSAERRQALLHEAAHHDRHDLVANVLAIATVAVHWWNPLAHIAHRAFRADQEMACDATVLGSSEPGDAYDYGAALVKSTIGRAPAAACAFNRAQGIKRRLKMIKQGRLSWQRRLFGGALALTAIGSGLVLTATGSSAAVEPQAARAVAPPDTADAVPLAPIPADNVAPVERPAPPAAPALPNPIARFTPPPRPIMPPVAITDRAVRAAEMQARTAERVARAKSRIAERYARTQSRDAERYARAQSRIAERQARAAERQAAASAASRRTVIYAPADSEIRQMVSASLTRTRAQMASSCAARGTPISAGERDWSRIALCGDPVAINIRIIHAMQAARDQIGRQHDAEGDAYQRMLNSIDAAIARMKSRTAS from the coding sequence ATGAATGCCTGGATCGTCGACATGCTCGTTTCCTCGAGCCTGCTCATGCTGCTGGTGCTGGGCAGCCGCCGCCTCGTCGCCAGCCTGTTCGGGGCGCACGTCGCTTATGCGCTTTGGCTGCTGCCGGCGCTGCGCATCGTCTTGCCGCCGATCCCGGGCCTGCGCACGCTCTACCAGCCGGTATTGGTGGCGGCGCCGGTGCAGGCGATCCGCGTCGGTATCGCACCGCCCGGCGCGGTCGCCGATCCCTTCGTGCTCCCGCCCGATCTGGCCGATGCGATCCGACAGGCCCCGCCGAGCATCGACTGGCCGAGCCTGCTGATCGCATTGTGGGCGGCCGTGGCGGTGTTGTGGTTCGCCTTCCAGATCCTTCGCTACGGACTGTTCGTGAGGAAGGCGCTTGCGCGCGCGACCCACTTGTCGACCATCTCGGGCGTCGACGTCTATTCGAGCGACAATGTCGAGGGGCCGATCGCGTCAGGGCTGCTGCACCGCCGGATCTTCCTGCCGCGCGACTTCCTCGATCGCTACAGTTCGGCCGAGCGCCGCCAGGCGCTGCTGCACGAGGCCGCGCACCACGACCGGCACGATCTGGTCGCCAACGTCTTGGCGATCGCGACCGTCGCGGTCCACTGGTGGAACCCCCTCGCCCACATCGCCCATCGCGCCTTCCGCGCCGATCAGGAGATGGCCTGCGACGCCACCGTGCTCGGCTCGTCCGAACCCGGCGATGCCTATGATTACGGTGCAGCGCTCGTGAAATCGACTATCGGCAGAGCGCCTGCCGCCGCCTGCGCCTTCAACCGCGCGCAAGGGATCAAGAGGAGGCTGAAGATGATCAAGCAAGGTCGCCTGTCCTGGCAACGCCGCTTGTTCGGAGGTGCATTGGCGTTGACCGCGATCGGCAGCGGCCTGGTGTTGACGGCCACCGGCAGCAGCGCCGCAGTCGAGCCACAGGCAGCCCGCGCGGTCGCGCCGCCGGACACGGCGGACGCGGTGCCGCTCGCGCCGATCCCGGCAGACAATGTCGCCCCCGTCGAGCGACCGGCACCACCGGCAGCACCCGCTCTTCCAAATCCCATTGCTCGTTTTACCCCGCCGCCAAGGCCGATCATGCCACCGGTCGCCATAACCGACCGCGCCGTGCGCGCCGCGGAAATGCAGGCACGGACTGCCGAGCGCGTCGCCCGCGCGAAAAGCCGGATCGCCGAACGATATGCGCGAACGCAATCGCGTGACGCCGAGCGCTATGCCCGAGCACAGTCGCGCATCGCCGAGCGGCAGGCACGTGCAGCCGAGCGACAGGCGGCCGCGTCGGCGGCGTCCCGCCGGACCGTGATTTATGCGCCCGCGGATAGCGAAATTCGTCAGATGGTCAGCGCTTCGCTGACCCGGACCCGCGCGCAGATGGCGTCGAGTTGTGCGGCGCGCGGCACGCCCATCTCGGCCGGTGAGCGCGATTGGAGCCGGATCGCTTTGTGCGGCGATCCTGTGGCGATCAACATTCGGATCATCCACGCGATGCAGGCTGCACGCGATCAGATCGGACGGCAGCACGACGCCGAGGGCGATGCCTATCAGCGCATGCTCAATTCGATCGATGCGGCGATCGCGCGAATGAAGTCCCGCACGGCGAGCTGA